The Veillonellaceae bacterium nucleotide sequence CAATGATGAGCAATTTGCGCTGGCAATGGCTAATAAATTAATCGCCATGTTAGAAAATCGATAAGGAGTGGACGAATATGGCAATTTTGAGAATTGAAATTTTAAAAAATATCCGTGAGCAAATCGCGAAAGGATTACCCGTTATCGGCGCCGGAGCCGGTACCGGTATATCGGCTAAGAGCGCCGAAGCGGGCGGGGTAGACCTAATTGTTATCTATAACTCCGGGCGCTATAGAATGGCCGGAAGAGGATCCTTGGCAGGTCTCATGCCATACGGCGATGCCAACGGTATTGTTGTCGAGATGGCAAGTGAGGTATTGCCGGTAGTTAAGAGAACGCCGGTTTTGGCCGGGGTATGCGGCACTGACCCGTTCCGTCTGATGGATGTTTTTCTGCGTCAGCTAAAAGACATCGGTTTTTCCGGGGTGCAGAACTTCCCGACTGTCGGTCTTTGTGATGGTGTGTTCCGGCAGAACTTAGAAGAGACCGGCATGGGTTACGACTTGGAAGTCGCAATGATCGCCGAGGCTCACAAACTTGATATGCTTACAACCCCTTATGTTTTTTCTGAAGAAGACGCTGTTAAGATGGCTAAAGCAGGAGCCGACGTTTTGGTAGCCCATATGGGGCTTACGACAAAAGGAACGATTGGGGCGCATACGGCTTTAACACTTGATGAATGTGTTGTAAAAATTCAAGCTATTCATGATGCTGCAAAAGCCGTTAACCCTGATATAATGGTTATTTGTCACGGCGGTCCGATTGCCGAGCCTGATGATGCCGCCTATATACTTCAACATACTAAGGGGGTTATCGGTTTCTTCGGAGCATCAAGTATGGAAAGGCTACCGACTGAAAAAGCCATCGCCGCCCAAGTCAGGTCGTTTAAAGGTATTCAGTTTTAAATTAGAAATTCAGCCCGTTTTTGCTAGTATGCAGAGATGGGCTTTTTTTCTGTTCTCAAAAGGATAATATCGTTGATTAGCCAATTAATAAAGAATATAGTAAATATTCAGATGGAGGCGATATAATGACCACAGACAAAAGTGTACGCGTTGCCGTTGTGCAAACTGCGCCGGTCCTTATGGACCGTGAACTGACTGTTAAAAAAACTGTGTCGCTGGCGCTTGAGGCTGCGAGTAAAGGCGCAAAAATTGTATTATTTCCTGAGGCATTAATACCGGCCTACCCCCGTGGGCTTACTTTTGGTACAAATGTTGGGGCGCGGTCTTTAGCAGGGCGAAAAGATTTTGCAAGGTATTGGGATAATTCAGTGGTCATTCCGAGTGCTGCTACTGACGAATTGGGGGCAGCAGCCCGCAAAGCCGGAATTTACTTGGCGGTCGGGATAATTGAGCGCGAGGGTGAAGGCAGCCAGAGTACATTATATTGCACGATTATATATTTCGGCCCTGATGGCAGTATATTGGGCAAGCATCGCAAGCTTAAGCCGACAGCATCTGAACGGCTCATTTGGGGTGAAGGAGACGGTAGTACTTTAACAGTCGTTGATACGCCGTTTGGTAAAATGGGTGGGCTCATCTGCTGGGAAAACTATATGCCGCTGGCCCGCGCCGCGATGTACGACAGCGGATTAAGCATTTACTTGGCGCCGACAGCCGACTCCAGGGATGCTTGGCAATCAACAATTCGCCATATCGCCCTAGAGGGAAGATGCTTTGTCCTGGCCTGTAACCAGTTTGTGACGAAAGATATGTATCCAACAGATTTGGCTTGTTATAGCGAACTGGAAAATGCACCCGAGGTTATGTGCCGGGGCGGCAGTGCAATCATTGATCCGATGGGCGAATACGTAGCCGGCCCGGTTTACGGCAAAGAAGATATTTTGATCGCCGATTTGGACTTGGGTCTAATTGCGCAAAGCCGGTTTGACTTTGATGTTGCTGGCCATTATGCCCGCCCGGACGTTTTTCAGCTTATTGTTAACACTGAGAAAAAGGAAAATGTTAAAAGGCGTAACGGAGGATTTTAAAATCTAACTTTGTGCTCTAAGAAGAAAACAGTCTCGCTTAAGTATTTAAGGCGAGACTGTTTTCTTTGCCAAAGTTGTGAGGTCTATTTTAAAGTAATATAATATACTTCTAAGGAATTTAATCAAGACAAGGCGGTGAGATGTAAAATTGACCAATACATTTGCCGATATTGTACTAACAAATGGTGTTGTGTACACCGCTGATCAAACGGATACTGTGTGCCAAGCCGTGGCCGTTAGAGGAGAACGGATTGTTTTTGTCGGCAGCGGCAAAGATGTGCAAGTATATATTGGTGAGCAGACAAAAGTCTATGATCTTAACGGGAAAATGCTCATCCCCGGCATGATTGACTCCCACATCCATCCGCCGGGATTGTCGCTGCTCGATTTATACGAGGTTCAGCTATTTGGGATTGACAGTATCGAAGGCTATGCTGAAGCGGTAAGGCAGTTTATCGATAAGCATCCCGGTATTTCAGCCGTCTATGGCCGTGGCTGGTCCTGGGCTGTTTTGCATGGTGATGAGCTGACCAAGGGGCCGCGTAAAGAGCATCTTGATGCTGTAACTAAGGATATTCCGGTAATATTAAGGGCTCATGACGGACACACCCTATGGGTTAACTCCAAGGCTTTGGAAGTTAACGGGATAACCCCCGATACTGAGGCTCCTGACGGGGGTATTATCGAGAAAAATGCTGCCGGCGAATTATGGGGGACATTAAAAGAGTCTGCTATGTCGCTGATAGCGTTACCTGAATATAGTCTAGAACAAATAACTGCTGCTATAGAAGCTTTTCAGGCCAAGATGCACCGCTTTGGCATTACAGGCATTCTGTGTATGGCAAGTTTGGCTTTTGAAAAAATATTTAAAGCCTTTGATGCGTTGCAGCAGGCCGGAAAGCTAGGGCTTCATGTTGGCGGAGCCATGACGGTTAGTCCTAAGGAGGATATTAAAGCCCAGTTTGATGGTATCAAGCGCGTGGTTGGTCAGTTTAAGTCGCCTAATTTAAAGGTTATATCAGCTAAATTCTTTACAGATGGCGTTGTCGAAGGCGGCACAAGCTTTTTGCTTGCTCCTTATATGCCAGGAGCAGGCAAAGGGGATAACTATTATGGTGAGTTTCTCTGGGATACCGCATTGCTTGAGCAGGCTTTCTGTGAGGCAAACAGCTGCGGGCTATCAATTCATGTTCATTCTACCGGCGACGGTTCAACGCGAAGAGTTTTAGATGCTTTTGAATACGCTCAAACTAAAGTTCCAGGGAATCATCGCAATGTTATAACACATCTACAGCTTGTTGCCGATGAGGATATACCAAGGTTTAAAAACCTCAACGTTATTGCCAGTGTTCAGCCTTATTGGCAGTTTAAGGGGCCTGACTGGTGGCATCATGTAGATTACAAGTTTCTGGGTGAACGGGCCGAAAAGGAATTTCCGCTAGCAACTTTCTTTAAGAATAATGTTGTTGTGGCTTCATCGTCAGACTATCCGGCGACAATAGTGCCTAATCCTTTGTTAGCTATTGAGGTAGGTGTAACACGAAATATTGATAATGGTACTTTACATGGTGTAGAAGAAATTACAGATATCGATGATGATAGATATCTGCTTAATAAAAAGGAACGGGCAACCGTTCGGCAGATGATTCGGAGTTTTACAATTAACAGTGCATATATGATGTTCTTAGATAAAGACACTGGCTCAATAGAAGTTGGCAAGTTAGCCGATTTAGTGGTACTGGATCAGAATTTGTTGACCATAAACCCTCTTGATATCGAGAAGACAAAAGTGGTTATGACTTTTGTAAAAGGTCAGCTGGTATATTCCATCAGCGAATAAGCTATTTGTCAATTAGAAGCAGGTAAAAACAGCATGGAAGGAGTAATATTAAATCAGGTTGCTGCCTTAATTAATTATTAGGACTGGAGTGACTTCGGGTGACAAAATACGAAAATCTGTTGTTTGAAGTAGAAGATGGCATCGGTATTGTAACGATTAATCGGCCTAAAGTATTAAACGCTTTAAATCGGGCGACTATCACCGAAATTGAGGCGCTGTTCAGTGAGTTGGTTGAGGATAATAGTGTAAAGGTTGTTATTGTTACCGGAAGCGGCGAAAAGTCATTCGTGGCTGGCGCCGATATAGCCGAGATGCAGTCGATGACAGCTATAGAAGGCCGAAAATGGGGTAAATTGGCGCAGGCGGTCTTTAACAAAATTGACAATCTTCCCCAACCTGTAATTGCGGCTGTTAACGGCTATGCGCTCGGGGGTGGCTGCGAGTTGGCAATGGCCTGCGATATCAGAATCGCATCAGAAAAAGCAAAATTTGGTCAGCCGGAAGTGAGTCTTGGCATACCGCCCGGATTCGGCGGTACGCAGCGGTTGCCGCGTCTAATCGGCAAAGGTAGGGCCAAGGAGCTGCTGTTTACGGGTGAAATGATCGATGCTCAAGAGGCTTATCGAATCGGTTTGGTAAATAGAGTAGTAAAACCCGAAGAACTAATTACTACTGCTCGCGATATCGCCAGAAAAATAATGCAGAGGGGCGAAATAGCAGTAAAAATGTGCAAGGCAGCCGTGAATGAAGGTTTAGATATGGACCTCGATTCCGGACTGGCTTACGAGGCCGAAGTATTTGGGCTTTGTTTTGCGACTGAGGATCAAAAAGAAGGTATGCAAGCCTTTTTGGAAAAACGCCAGCCTGTATTTAAAGGCAGATAGTTATAGACAGCCCGGTAACGGGCTGTTTTTTAGTTAGACTTTAGCGTTGTTCAGGTCTCTATTATAATGTTTGCCAGTAGAGCTTTTACCGAATTTGGCTAGGGCTTATTACCTGGATGAAAATAAATTAACTTTGATAGTTTAAACTATAGAAGGACATTTTTGATTTTTGTCGTATTTTAACTTATTACTAAAAAATAGGAAATGTAGAATAATTTTAACTTTAGGGGGAACAATTATGCGGTTAGAACATGATTTTCTAGGTGAATTGCAATTACCAGATGATGCTTACTATGGTGTGCAAACTCTTAGAGCAATGGAAAACTTCAAAATTACCGGCCAAAAAATTGATTCAGATTTTATTATTGCTTTGGCTATGGTAAAAAAAGCGGCTGCCAAAGCCAATATGGCAACTGGACGTTTAGACAAGACTATCGGCGAAGCTCTTGTAGCTGCAGCAGACGAGCTTATCAGCGGTAAGTTACATGACCAGTTTCCGGTAGATCCAATCCAAGGCGGCGCAGGTACTTCAATTAATATGAACACTAACGAAGTTCTGTGTAATCGCGCGCTTGAAATTATTGGTGATAAAAAAGGCAATTATGATCGAATTTCTCCGAATAACCACGCTAATATGGCTCAGTCAACTAATGATGCCTTTCCCACAGCAATCAAGGTTTGCATTGTTCGTAAAGGACGCATCTTAATTAGCGCATTGCGCGGACTTGCGGACGCCCTTGATGAAAAAGCTGTTGAATTTAAGCATGTTCTTAAAATGGGTAGGACTCATCTTCAGGATGCCGTGCCTGTCACGCTTGGCCAAGAAATGGCTGCCTATGCATCAGCAGTTCGTCGCGGCGTCGGCCGTATTGAGAGTGTTTTGCATCATTTATATGCCATAAATATGGGCGCAACTGCCGTTGGTACGGGTCTTAATGCTGAGCCTGAGTATATCATCGAGGTTGCGAAACAACTTGCTGAGATAACGGACGAACCGTTTGTAACAGCTGATGATTTAATTGATGCAACAAATAATACCGATGCTTTTGCTGATGTATCGTCTGCACTCAAAGTTACTGCCTTAGTGCTCATTAAAATTGCTAATGATTTCCGTCTGATGGCGTCAGGTCCTCGCTGTGGGCTTCATGAAATTGACCTACCGCCGCGTCAGCCTGGTTCATCCATCATGCCTGGCAAAGTAAACCCGGTTATTCCGGAAGTGCTTAACCAGACCTGTTACCAAGTTATCGGCAATGATTTGGCGGTAACTATGGGCGTTGAAAATGGCCAGTTCGAACTTAATGTAATGGAACCTGTAATGGCTTTCAATATTTTTAACTCGATTTCATATCTGACGAATGCTGTTAACGCCTTCACTAGCCATTGCGTAAAAGGTGTTAAAGCCAATGTTGAGCAATGTGAAGAATGGCTAGATAAGAGTGTTGGTATTATTACAGCTTTGCTGCCGCATATTGGCTATGAAAACTCGTCAATGCTGGCAAAGGAAGCTTATAAAACTGGTCGGCCTGTTAGACAGATTATTCTTGAAAAAGGTTTGCTAACTAAAGAAGCTATGGATATTATCCTTTCGCCTGAAGAAATGACCAAGCCAGGTATCGCTGGTCAGCAACTGCTTAAAAAGTAAGATTTAAATGTTAGAGCCCGCTGTTGTCGGTTGTTCGGCCACAGCGGGCTCTTTATCATTATCTGGATAATTGTGCCACAGATAGGGTTCGGATTACCAAAAGGGTTTAACTCTTATACGTATAATAAATATAAGAGAAGTCCAAATTTGTTAATAAGCCGAGGCGAAGTTTTTGAAACTATATAAAATAATTTTAGTAATAAGCGCTTTAGTTTTATTAGCAGCGCCATCATTTGCCCAGCCAGGCAAAATTCAGCTGTTATGGCCAAGTGCTCAGGATGCCGTAATGTACGAACTTGAAATAGCCGAAATTGCTATTCGCAGCAATAAGCAGGCGCCTCAGGAAAACGTTGTATACACAACACCATACATTTATACACCAGGCACTGAAATCAGTTTATCTGAGCTAGGTGAACGGGATATAAGTAAGCTCTACTATCGGGTCAGGCCGTTAGATTTAGAACAAAATCCGATAGGACCGTTCACTGAACCAGTAGCTTTAGAAAAAAGTGAGATCAATCCGACAAAGCCTGCTACGACAGCTTATCATAACAGGCAGCCGGCGCTATTATATCCGGTGTATTCTTGGATCCCGGTGCTAGGAGCAGAACGGTATGAGATTGAGGTAACGAATAAATCTCCTGAGAACCCGAATGGGACAGAACCGTCACAATTTAGAGTGCGTGTTTATTCTATGGGCAGGGGCTTTGATTATTATGATTTGGAAGCGTTCCGAGAGGCCGGCACTTATTATTGGCGGGTAATTGCCTTTAACGACGAAGGACAGCCAATTGGGACTTATTCTGACGCGGTTATGTTTAAGGTGCACACAGGCGGTTATCATTGGGCTGCGTTTGGTGACAGCATTACTCATGGCGGCGGCGCTATTTCAAACCCGCCTTCCGATAGGCGGTTTGACTATTCAGCTTACTTGCCGTTCCCGGTCAAAAACTTGGGGCGCAGCGGTGATACTTCGGCCATGTTGGCTGATCGGTTTGATAGCGATGTATTGCCCTTTAAACCGCAATATCTTTTAATACTAGGCGGTAGTAACAGCATAAGGGGCGGTGCCAAAGGTGAAGAAGTAATTGCCGATTTAATAACGATAAAACAAAAGTGCGAGGCTAACGATATTATTCCGATCTTTTTAACACTGCCGCCGGTAAACCCTGAGCGTATTGAGCGCGTTTTCGATCAGTCAACAGCAGATAACTGGCAGCTAGAGCTTGCCAAGGTCAATGCATTTCTCAGAACTCAGCCTTATGTTGTTGATATCTATTCGGCTTTAGTCGATGAAAAGGGTATCTTGCCGGTAAAGTATGCTCAAGATGGTCTGCATCCTGATATTTCTGGCAAAAAGGTTATCGCGGGGCAGATAATGGGATTCTTAGCAAAAACCCGCTTGCCGTAAATTTCCGATAGCTTGAGTAAAATCACCGGGTAAAGGAGCGTCAACAGTCAGTTGGCGCTTTTCTTTTAAATGGTAGAAGGTTACTGAGGAGGCGTGCAGCGCCTGACGGGCTATAAGGGGCGAGCGTACGCCATACATACCGTCGCCAAGGATTGGATTTCCCAGGTAGGCTAAATGCAGCCGGATTTGGTGAGTTCGGCCGGTCTCCAGGTTTAACTCAACCAATGATGCATTGTTATATTTTTCGAGAACTTTGTAATGAGTTATGGCTTGCTCACCGGTTGGCGTAATTGTCCGTCGGTTGGGATGCTGGGGATGTGCGCCGATGGCGGCGTTAATTGTACCAATTGGCGGTTCAATAAATCCTTTGACTAATGCTTGGTAAGTTCGTTTTAATTGCCCGGCTTTTAGCTGCTGCTCTAGTTTAGACTGACTTTCGGCATTTTTAGCAAAAATAACACAGCCTGATGTATCACGATCTAACCTGTGCAGAGGGCGGATGGCTGCGACGACATTACGTTCTTTAAAATGGAAGGCAAGATAATTTGCCAATGTTCCGGAGTTAGTCCGTCCTGCGGGATGCACAAGCTGGCGTGCCGGCTTATCTAATACCAACAGGCACTCATCTTCATAAAGGATAGTAATACTCCCTTTTTCAGGCTGTACGCCGTAGGAAGCATCTTCGAGGATGAGAATACTCAGGGTATCCGCTGCTGATAAATTCCTTTGTAAAAAAACCGGTTTATTATTAAGCAATATGCCTTTTTTTCGTGTTAATTTTTGAAGCTTGCGGCCTGAGTAGTGGAGTATCTGTTTTAGATAAGCTTCTACAGTTAGGCCTTGGTGCTCCGGCGAAATTTTAAATACTGAAAATGATCTCATAATCGGCCTGCTTTCACTAAAGATGATGTGACAATTATATCCTAAGTTTTACGCTATTATCTATTCTAATACCAAGAAGTTCAAAAGTGAACAACTTAATCCAGTTAACCAACAGAGACTACAATTACTTTTACCAGACTGCATTTCTAAGTGTAAAAACAGACATATATTAGTACAATAAAGTGGGAGTCTTACAGCAGCTTGGTCATCTGATAAAACTGATCTATGCTAGACTAGTGATAAAGGGAGGCCGCTAATGAAGAAAATTTGGCTGGCGGGAGGATGTTTCTGGGGTGTCGAGGCTTATTTCCAGCAGTTAAAAGGGGTGCTAGATACAACGGTAGGTTATGGGCAAGGTTTTACTAAAAATCCTACCTATGAGGAGGTTTGTTCGGGGCAAACAGGTCATACAGAAATATGCGAGATAATATATGATGAGACAATATTGCCGCTGCCTAAAGTTCTGGAGCATTTTTTCCGGATAATAGATCCAACCACGCTAAACCGTCAAGGTCCGGATCGGGGAACGCAGTATCGCACAGGAATATATTATAACGACAGTGGCGATTTACCTGTAATTAAAGAATTTGTACAAAAAATGCAAACTGGCTATGATAAGCCGATTGTTGTAGAGGTCGAGCCTATAAAAAATTTTTCAGCAGCCGAAAACTATCACCAGGATTATCTTATGAAGACGCCGGGCGGCTACTGTCATATTAATTTAGCTTTAGCATGTCCGGATGAACGTAAATAACGACTAAAGTGGGAGGAGTTTTAATTTTGAATAAGATTTTGCTTGAAAAATATGCCCGTCTTATTGTAAAGACCGGGATCAACCTTCAAAAGAATCAAACTCTGGTAATATCATCACCGATTGAATGCGCTGAATTTACCAGAGTTGTAAGCGAGGCGGCTTATAAGGAGGGCGCTCGTGATGTAGTTATTCGCTGGACTGATGAATTATCAACCAAAATTCGCTATCTCTTGGCTCCTGAGGAAGTTTTTGATGAATTTCCTGATTGGCAAAAAGAGTTTTTTATGTTTTATGTACGGCAGGGCGCTGCTTTTATAAGTATTGCGGCAGAAGATCCCGAGCTCCTCAAAGATGTAGAAGCAAGCAGAGTAGTTAGGGCACAAAAAGCAAGCAGCATGGCGCTTAAAGAATACCGGGAAAGACTGATGAGCAATAAAAACGTCTGGTGTGTTGCGTCGGTTCCGACCAAGGCTTGGGCAGCCAAGGTATTTCCGGAGCTGCCTGTGGATCGGGCGGTTGATAAACTCTGGGAGGCTATATTCAAAACAGTCAGGGTGGATAACGATGATCCGGTAAAGGCGTGGGAAAACCATAAAAGTAATTTAAAACAGAGTATGGAATTTTTGAATTCTCATAAGTTCAAATACTTGCATTACAAAAATTCACTAGGAACGGACTTAACGATTGAACTACCTGATAATCATATTTGGCTGGGCGGCTCTGAATATAGTCCGGAAGGAGTCGAATTCATCGCCAATATGCCCACAGAAGAAGTATTTACATTGCCGAAAAAGACGGGTGTCAACGGGCGGGTCGTAAGTGCCAAGCCGCTTAATTATAATGGTAATCTCATTGAGAACTTTTCATTCATTTTCAAGGAGGGACGAATCACAGAGTACAGCGCCGAAAAGGGTTATGAAATTCTAAAGAGCCTAATCGAAACTGACGAAGGCTCCCATTATCTTGGCGAAGTAGCATTAGTTCCGTTTGATTCACCAATTTCAAAACTGGATATTTTGTTTTATAATACGCTATTTGATGAAAATGCCTCGTGCCACCTTGCTATAGGAAAGGCTTATCCAGTATGTATAAAATGTGGCGAAAACCTGAACAAGGAAGAACTGGACGCGATTGGAGTTAATGATTCATTGGTTCATGAAGATTTTATGATAGGGACTGAAGACCTTGAAATCACAGGGACAACTGCGGACGGGCGCGAAATACTAATCTTTAAGAATGGTAACTTCGTTGAGCACTAAAATACCAACAATATAAGCTTAATATAAAAAGACTCTTCCTAGAAGCACTTCGTAGGAAGAGTTTTTATTTGGATCATTTGAACTGCTGATGGTCATTGCCTATAGGGAAGGATTTTAGGACGGGTGAGGGAAACTAAGTAAAGTATCTAATGCGAATTTAAGGAGAGTGAATTAATGATAAAAAGGATTAGTATTACTGTAATTACATTAATAGTAGTTTTAACTATGCTATTAACACCCTGCCTAGCTGCAGTGACCCATGACGATTTCACTGTTAAGGGAATTAACCTGCTGTCGAGCAACTATGACAGTATAGTCGCAAAGTTAGGAGAGCCTAAAAAGAAAATTAATGAAGAATACGGCCAACCACCCTTAACGCATCTCTCGTATCCGGGGCTAAAAATATCGGTAATAAGTGAATCCGGGCAAATAGTACATATGGTCATTGATAATGGCGACTATCAGACAAAGCGCGGCGTCAAAGTAGGTGCCACACCTTATAAGATTACAAAGGCATATGGGAAGCCTTATAAAACTGTTTTGAGGGGACATGTTTACTATATTTATGATACTGAACCGGCAGGAGCAAATCGTTTAATCTTTGATATGACTGAGGGGTATGCAAGTAAAATTATTTATACGACCATGCCTTTAAAATAGATGAATTTTTTTAAAAACCATCTT carries:
- a CDS encoding phosphoenolpyruvate hydrolase family protein yields the protein MAILRIEILKNIREQIAKGLPVIGAGAGTGISAKSAEAGGVDLIVIYNSGRYRMAGRGSLAGLMPYGDANGIVVEMASEVLPVVKRTPVLAGVCGTDPFRLMDVFLRQLKDIGFSGVQNFPTVGLCDGVFRQNLEETGMGYDLEVAMIAEAHKLDMLTTPYVFSEEDAVKMAKAGADVLVAHMGLTTKGTIGAHTALTLDECVVKIQAIHDAAKAVNPDIMVICHGGPIAEPDDAAYILQHTKGVIGFFGASSMERLPTEKAIAAQVRSFKGIQF
- a CDS encoding carbon-nitrogen hydrolase family protein, giving the protein MTTDKSVRVAVVQTAPVLMDRELTVKKTVSLALEAASKGAKIVLFPEALIPAYPRGLTFGTNVGARSLAGRKDFARYWDNSVVIPSAATDELGAAARKAGIYLAVGIIEREGEGSQSTLYCTIIYFGPDGSILGKHRKLKPTASERLIWGEGDGSTLTVVDTPFGKMGGLICWENYMPLARAAMYDSGLSIYLAPTADSRDAWQSTIRHIALEGRCFVLACNQFVTKDMYPTDLACYSELENAPEVMCRGGSAIIDPMGEYVAGPVYGKEDILIADLDLGLIAQSRFDFDVAGHYARPDVFQLIVNTEKKENVKRRNGGF
- a CDS encoding amidohydrolase, which translates into the protein MTNTFADIVLTNGVVYTADQTDTVCQAVAVRGERIVFVGSGKDVQVYIGEQTKVYDLNGKMLIPGMIDSHIHPPGLSLLDLYEVQLFGIDSIEGYAEAVRQFIDKHPGISAVYGRGWSWAVLHGDELTKGPRKEHLDAVTKDIPVILRAHDGHTLWVNSKALEVNGITPDTEAPDGGIIEKNAAGELWGTLKESAMSLIALPEYSLEQITAAIEAFQAKMHRFGITGILCMASLAFEKIFKAFDALQQAGKLGLHVGGAMTVSPKEDIKAQFDGIKRVVGQFKSPNLKVISAKFFTDGVVEGGTSFLLAPYMPGAGKGDNYYGEFLWDTALLEQAFCEANSCGLSIHVHSTGDGSTRRVLDAFEYAQTKVPGNHRNVITHLQLVADEDIPRFKNLNVIASVQPYWQFKGPDWWHHVDYKFLGERAEKEFPLATFFKNNVVVASSSDYPATIVPNPLLAIEVGVTRNIDNGTLHGVEEITDIDDDRYLLNKKERATVRQMIRSFTINSAYMMFLDKDTGSIEVGKLADLVVLDQNLLTINPLDIEKTKVVMTFVKGQLVYSISE
- a CDS encoding short-chain-enoyl-CoA hydratase, with amino-acid sequence MTKYENLLFEVEDGIGIVTINRPKVLNALNRATITEIEALFSELVEDNSVKVVIVTGSGEKSFVAGADIAEMQSMTAIEGRKWGKLAQAVFNKIDNLPQPVIAAVNGYALGGGCELAMACDIRIASEKAKFGQPEVSLGIPPGFGGTQRLPRLIGKGRAKELLFTGEMIDAQEAYRIGLVNRVVKPEELITTARDIARKIMQRGEIAVKMCKAAVNEGLDMDLDSGLAYEAEVFGLCFATEDQKEGMQAFLEKRQPVFKGR
- the aspA gene encoding aspartate ammonia-lyase, which gives rise to MRLEHDFLGELQLPDDAYYGVQTLRAMENFKITGQKIDSDFIIALAMVKKAAAKANMATGRLDKTIGEALVAAADELISGKLHDQFPVDPIQGGAGTSINMNTNEVLCNRALEIIGDKKGNYDRISPNNHANMAQSTNDAFPTAIKVCIVRKGRILISALRGLADALDEKAVEFKHVLKMGRTHLQDAVPVTLGQEMAAYASAVRRGVGRIESVLHHLYAINMGATAVGTGLNAEPEYIIEVAKQLAEITDEPFVTADDLIDATNNTDAFADVSSALKVTALVLIKIANDFRLMASGPRCGLHEIDLPPRQPGSSIMPGKVNPVIPEVLNQTCYQVIGNDLAVTMGVENGQFELNVMEPVMAFNIFNSISYLTNAVNAFTSHCVKGVKANVEQCEEWLDKSVGIITALLPHIGYENSSMLAKEAYKTGRPVRQIILEKGLLTKEAMDIILSPEEMTKPGIAGQQLLKK
- a CDS encoding GDSL family lipase; translated protein: MKLYKIILVISALVLLAAPSFAQPGKIQLLWPSAQDAVMYELEIAEIAIRSNKQAPQENVVYTTPYIYTPGTEISLSELGERDISKLYYRVRPLDLEQNPIGPFTEPVALEKSEINPTKPATTAYHNRQPALLYPVYSWIPVLGAERYEIEVTNKSPENPNGTEPSQFRVRVYSMGRGFDYYDLEAFREAGTYYWRVIAFNDEGQPIGTYSDAVMFKVHTGGYHWAAFGDSITHGGGAISNPPSDRRFDYSAYLPFPVKNLGRSGDTSAMLADRFDSDVLPFKPQYLLILGGSNSIRGGAKGEEVIADLITIKQKCEANDIIPIFLTLPPVNPERIERVFDQSTADNWQLELAKVNAFLRTQPYVVDIYSALVDEKGILPVKYAQDGLHPDISGKKVIAGQIMGFLAKTRLP
- a CDS encoding RluA family pseudouridine synthase, encoding MRSFSVFKISPEHQGLTVEAYLKQILHYSGRKLQKLTRKKGILLNNKPVFLQRNLSAADTLSILILEDASYGVQPEKGSITILYEDECLLVLDKPARQLVHPAGRTNSGTLANYLAFHFKERNVVAAIRPLHRLDRDTSGCVIFAKNAESQSKLEQQLKAGQLKRTYQALVKGFIEPPIGTINAAIGAHPQHPNRRTITPTGEQAITHYKVLEKYNNASLVELNLETGRTHQIRLHLAYLGNPILGDGMYGVRSPLIARQALHASSVTFYHLKEKRQLTVDAPLPGDFTQAIGNLRQAGFC
- the msrA gene encoding peptide-methionine (S)-S-oxide reductase MsrA; its protein translation is MKKIWLAGGCFWGVEAYFQQLKGVLDTTVGYGQGFTKNPTYEEVCSGQTGHTEICEIIYDETILPLPKVLEHFFRIIDPTTLNRQGPDRGTQYRTGIYYNDSGDLPVIKEFVQKMQTGYDKPIVVEVEPIKNFSAAENYHQDYLMKTPGGYCHINLALACPDERK
- a CDS encoding aminopeptidase, with the protein product MLNKILLEKYARLIVKTGINLQKNQTLVISSPIECAEFTRVVSEAAYKEGARDVVIRWTDELSTKIRYLLAPEEVFDEFPDWQKEFFMFYVRQGAAFISIAAEDPELLKDVEASRVVRAQKASSMALKEYRERLMSNKNVWCVASVPTKAWAAKVFPELPVDRAVDKLWEAIFKTVRVDNDDPVKAWENHKSNLKQSMEFLNSHKFKYLHYKNSLGTDLTIELPDNHIWLGGSEYSPEGVEFIANMPTEEVFTLPKKTGVNGRVVSAKPLNYNGNLIENFSFIFKEGRITEYSAEKGYEILKSLIETDEGSHYLGEVALVPFDSPISKLDILFYNTLFDENASCHLAIGKAYPVCIKCGENLNKEELDAIGVNDSLVHEDFMIGTEDLEITGTTADGREILIFKNGNFVEH